The following proteins are co-located in the Malus sylvestris chromosome 13, drMalSylv7.2, whole genome shotgun sequence genome:
- the LOC126596502 gene encoding protein DETOXIFICATION 12-like isoform X1 — MEESLLLPKYREEQQRSSRNSSSSSSCLTWVSFFEEVKRLGCIAGPMVAVVLSQYMLRFISMMMVGHLGELALSSSSIAISLAGVTGFSLFLGMASALETLCGQAYGAEQYQKLGLLTYTAIFSLNMVCLPLSLIWIYTEEILIFTGQDPAISREAGKYTIWLIPGLFAYATLQPLIRYFQTQSLVMPMLVTSFVTFLFHIPLCWILIFKSGLKHLGGALAIGISYWLNVIFLWLYMKFSPACSKTRAPISKDIFHGIGEFFRFALPSAVMQCLEWWSFELLIFLSGLLPNPALETSVLSACLLAISTIYAIPYAFGAAVSTRVSNELGAGNPQRARIATFAAMFLAVAETSITTTILFACRKVFGYTFSNEKEVIDYVTIMVPLVCLSVILDSMHGVLTGIARGTGWQHIGAYINLGAYYLCGIPVAIALAFWVQLRGRGLWIGIQVGALVQVSLLALVTCCTNWEKQASKARERIFDRSPLEVNALCDKAESN, encoded by the exons ATGGAAGAGAGCTTGCTATTGCCAAAATACAGAGAAGAGCAACAAAGAAGCAGTAGAAATTCAAGCAGTAGTAGTAGTTGTCTAACATGGGTTTCTTTTTTTGAAGAAGTAAAGAGGTTGGGATGCATAGCAGGACCAATGGTTGCTGTGGTTCTATCCCAGTACATGCTGCGGTTTATTTCAATGATGATGGTTGGTCACCTGGGTGAACTTGCACTCTCCAGTTCCTCCATAGCCATCTCCCTCGCCGGCGTCACCGGCTTCAGTCTTTTC TTGGGAATGGCAAGTGCACTGGAAACTTTATGTGGGCAAGCATATGGAGCTGAGCAATATCAGAAACTTGGACTTCTAACGTACACTGCTATATTTTCTCTCAACATGGTTTGTCTTCCTTTATCTTTGATATGGATATACACGGAGGAGATACTGATTTTCACCGGTCAAGACCCTGCGATTTCTCGCGAAGCCGGAAAATACACAATCTGGCTTATTCCTGGTTTATTTGCTTATGCAACTCTTCAACCGCTCATTCGATACTTTCAAACACAAAGTTTAGTAATGCCTATGCTCGTAACCTCTTTCGTCACCTTTTTATTCCATATTCCTCTCTGCTGGATTCTAATATTCAAGTCTGGATTGAAACACCTTGGAGGAGCATTAGCAATCGGCATTTCCTATTGGTTGAAtgtgatttttctttggttATACATGAAGTTTTCCCCTGCCTGTTCAAAAACTCGTGCTCCAATTTCGAAGGATATATTCCACGGTATCGGAGAATTCTTTCGCTTTGCCCTCCCTTCTGCAGTAATGCAATG CCTTGAGTGGTGGTCGTTCGAGCTGCTTATATTTCTGTCTGGACTTTTACCAAATCCGGCTCTTGAAACTTCAGTTCTGTCTGCATG TCTTCTGGCGATTTCAACGATCTATGCAATACCCTATGCGTTTGGTGCTGCAGTAAG TACTAGAGTTTCAAATGAACTTGGAGCTGGTAACCCACAACGTGCTCGTATAGCTACTTTTGCTGCGATGTTTCTTGCAGTCGCAGAGACAAGTATAACAACCACGATCCTCTTTGCCTGCCGGAAAGTATTTGGTTACACTTTTAGCAACGAGAAAGAAGTCATCGATTACGTCACAATCATGGTTCCTCTAGTTTGCCTATCTGTCATACTAGACAGTATGCACGGGGTCCTTACAG GTATTGCTAGAGGAACTGGGTGGCAGCACATAGGGGCTTACATCAACCTTGGAGCATATTATCTTTGTGGAATCCCCGTTGCTATCGCGTTGGCTTTCTGGGTTCAGCTTAGAGGAAGGGGCCTTTGGATTGGCATACAAGTTGGTGCTCTTGTGCAAGTCAGTCTGCTCGCTTTAGTAACATGTTGTACAAATTGGGAAAAGCAG GCAAGTAAGGCAAGGGAGAGGATATTTGACAGAAGCCCCCTGGAAGTTAATGCCTTGTGTGACAAGGCAGAGAGTAATTAG